The stretch of DNA GGAGGAGCTGAACTTTTTCTTAACCTGATGCACAGCAGAAACTGAGCCTTACCAGCATGTGCTGGGTTTCACACTCCTGCCTTTAGAGCCTCAGCAAGCGCTGGCTATGCTTGAGGAGCTCTCCATAGTTTAAAGCCTCACCACCTGGAGCCAACTCAGGCTTCCTCAACAGCTTAAGCCAGAGCACCAGTCTACAGGCATACTTACCTCCTGTTCCTTTGGAGTGTGCAGTACCAGGATGTCTGGCATACACATTACAGCACTCGCTAACAAAGCCCTGCCTCAGCAGTCACTCATTATGAGGAGCACTCCACCAGTTTTTCAATCTCTGCTATGTGGTACTTCACCGTATGTaataaggaacagaaaaaaactccagTTTCCTTCACCTTCAAGCAGACACTGTGGGAAGTACAACATGCCAACCATTTTTTTCAAGACCATGGGCATGCTCTATTACACCATGCAGGTTACTTCATCCCTGCTTCAAGCATCAAGTTTTATTTGCTACTACTGCTTCAGGAACACGGCTGTGCAGAGACAACTCATACTTGATTCCTCCATGGAATCAGTCTCTTTAGTTAAAGGACGTTCTAAGACATACCTGAACAGCTAGTATGAAATGAGTGTCACATGCTGTCACTGGGCCCCTATATGAACAATCTGCCTGAGCCAGTACTGTAATCTCTTGCCCAAGCTAATGCTTCCAACACCCGTGCGTCAGTGTGGTACACAAAGATCTCACTTAAGAGATGCAGGAAGGGGTAGGGATGACTGAAGACAGTCAATTCAGACAGGCACAGCAACACCTATTTCCCCtttcatttatcttttcaaCCTTTATGAAAGCTCTGCAGCCTGTAATACAACAAATtacaaaaggcatttttctcttccaattgttttaaaatcaagtaaCTAGACCAGATATTACTAAAAATGAGTCTCTTGCAGACAGTTACAGAAGATTCTTCttttgagttttatttgtttatagCAACAGTAGTACATATTTCCACTTAGGTATTTTAGTGCAACAAGGAAATCCATTACCTTATTAAGCTTCAGCAAGGTGACCTATGTTTCTATATGCAATGAACAGATTAAAGTGTCTCCCTTTGTTGCACAACAGTTTAAAGCTTCAGAACTCTTAAGTAAGTACCTCTCACAGAATTAAACAAGCAGACCCTTTGCTTGAttatgaaatgcttttgttgGATGAGTGAAGTGCTTACTGCAGTAGAACAATTCATTTGTAAGCCACAGGCACTACTGCAAGAGTGGTATCAGAGTAGAACTGGTGACATTTTAGTAGTCTGTGCAAGAATTCCACTCTACTTTTTGCAAGTTGCATATCTTGAAGATACATTCTCCCAGTTGATCACATTCCAGATGGCTTTCAAATAATCAGGTCGAACATTTTTATACTGAAGATAATAAGCGTGTTCCCATACGTCAATGCCTAGCAAAGGAATGAGACCTGTGAAAAAAGAGgatgaattttttaaatgcatgaaaacACACTTTACATGTAAAGTTTTATGTTGCATCCCCAAGCTGTTCCCAGTTTCTGAGTCTTACTCTGCAGGAAGACAAAGAGCTCTGCAGCACACGGGTCCTTATTGCAATATTTAACAAAactgtgctcacacacacactctgcaTAAACTCAAAGAGCTGATTCGGGTAAACACATGTATAAATACTCTGGAACTGCCCTGAAGACATAACCAAAACCAGatgaagtaatttttgaaaGGTTTGTATCTTTCGCACAGTTATGCAAGCACtttcatgaaaaattacattataaAGGTTTCTTGCTATGCCAGCTTGCTTCCAATACTTTAATTACAGGCTATTCATTAAGTGCCTAATTACCTCCTTGCTTTTGTGCTAAAATACCCTTGTTACTGAATTTTTAATGGTAAATTTTCACAGGAGGGAGGGTGAAACTTACCCCCATTATGCTCTATGTCCCTATACTAAatctataatttcttttccccctaCTGATAGGCAATAcacaaactgctgaaaatacattaaattcCTTGCCATTCTCTATGAATTCTGTGGAACATGTTTTAAAGGTATCTGCAAAATGATTTGGGTGAATGGACATTGCAGGCAGATTCTCACTGGCCATGACCTCTTCTCTCTGTAAAGGATGTCCAGCCTGCTATTACCACTTCCATGTCTCTCTAAGGAAGTAAGAATATCTTGGATAGAGATTATTGCCAGTGCTGTACTGCTTGCCCACTGTAACATTTAATCACATCCTAGACTAGTTCGGTTGACACTCATTACTCTGTCAATATAAAGGAAGCAATTGTAAGGCTCCATTTTAAACCCAGCCATTGGAACAGGAGTTACTATGTTCATCTTCCCCTCTCCTGTTGTCTGGCCTTCACTGACAGTGCTGTGAACAGCTCCtctgccagaggaaaaaaaatctgaaggcAAGAGGCTTAATTTAATCTTGCTTGATATGTGCAAGTTACTCCAGCTACTCAAAAATCCAAGGAAGCTAAATCTAAAATATTGGCCAGTTAAAAAGCACTTTCACAATATGGCCCATCTATTTTCCCTTGGACTAGAAAGACACTTAATCCTACTGCTCTTCAGAGTTTTAAGTCCTGCTTTACAAATGCTGCTCTAAAAACTGCGTTTTCACTTCTGCTAGAAGAGACATTTGGTTTTCCGGATCTATTTATCCATCAATTTCTTCTCAGCATTGTCCATAAACCACTTTTCAGATCTCATACACTTGCCTATCAAAGCTACAGAaccagaagggaaggaaagaaacttGACCTGTTGTTCCTTGCAAAGGGTCTTGATTTGCACAAGCTGCTATCTGTAGGCGCCCCTGCTCCTTGTTATAGCCAAGCCACCCCCAGCCTGATCCTTGAACACCGACTGATACAGCTGTCAGCTTCTCCTTGAAGTTTGCAAAGGAACCAAAGTCACGCTTGATGGCTTCCATCAGCTctcctttaacagaaaaaaagcacaaaaagacCACAGCCATATAAACCTCCATCAAAACCTCTGAAGTTTATCACAACTGCTTTTGTGAGATCTGTACTACAGGGCCTTTACCTTTAATTGCAGGTCACTTGTAGGCAATCAGTACTCTATCCTCCCCAAGGGGATTCTTTCCTTTAGGCTTTAACTGCTAAACTATCCCTATCCAAACTGGAGCAAAACTCCAGCCACTAGGCTGGGTGGGTCTGCAGcacatttcttccctttctgtgaACCGAATACACACAGCAATTTAATTAGCACAGCTTTGTACAACTATTTTCTCTTATGAAGATGGAAAGGATATATACAGCAACAGCCAGGCATTTTGCAGTGTATACATAATCAGCTctagaaatttaaaatatttggtaCGGGACTAGCTTTTTATACTCTTGGCTTACATCCAAAACCCCCTCAATACCTCAGAATTTTGGTAACTGTCACATAGAAAGGTGAACTAACTCTGAAAAATACAGGTTCTCTAGACTTTTTCAAAGTGAGAAAAGATCATCAATTCTACCTATTAATTAGAACTGATGCAATAAACCACTGTAACACGGACCAACCTTTAGGCTCCCCCCCTCCATTAGGAGAAAGGTTTGTCCAGAAGATGGTGTGATTGATATGACCCCCACCATTGAACTTCAGTGCAGGCTGAAGTGACACCTGAGTTGTAACATCACCTAAGGatgcagaagataaaaatacataaataaaaacattatcaC from Corvus cornix cornix isolate S_Up_H32 chromosome 3, ASM73873v5, whole genome shotgun sequence encodes:
- the SOD2 gene encoding superoxide dismutase [Mn], mitochondrial; its protein translation is MLRRFAAAGRSSAKLVAPFGCLVSRQKHTLPDLPYDYAALEPHINAEIMQLHHSKHHATYVNNLNVAEEKYKEALAKGDVTTQVSLQPALKFNGGGHINHTIFWTNLSPNGGGEPKGELMEAIKRDFGSFANFKEKLTAVSVGVQGSGWGWLGYNKEQGRLQIAACANQDPLQGTTGLIPLLGIDVWEHAYYLQYKNVRPDYLKAIWNVINWENVSSRYATCKK